A genomic stretch from Desulfotignum balticum DSM 7044 includes:
- a CDS encoding ornithine cyclodeaminase family protein yields MRFFNQETIDRVPYDVIQKAVEQAYLMQSAQKFFMPDRIHVPQKENTLLLMPCFGDAYMATKLVTVFPKAPESGFPVVNGMVILADTHTGQPLAILDGAALTARRTGAVGGLATACLSPDSVHTAGVIGAGVQGRSQAAFLLFNRQIDTLWVWDVNPVAADKMTLEIQAAWPKVTCRVAKSARDLMTRSQVVIAATTSTKPVFDAGVSEILGKTFISIGSFTPQMKEFPDAVIKGADAVYVDTLFATEESGDICQPLENKVVSREKILAFASVVQQPVDPSGGTVFFKSVGMALFDLTVAAAVLEWGIQENQGQTLSM; encoded by the coding sequence ATGCGTTTTTTCAATCAGGAAACCATTGACCGTGTCCCTTATGACGTCATTCAAAAAGCAGTGGAACAGGCATATCTCATGCAGTCGGCTCAGAAATTTTTTATGCCGGACCGGATCCATGTGCCCCAAAAAGAAAATACATTGCTGCTCATGCCCTGTTTTGGTGATGCCTATATGGCCACCAAACTGGTGACGGTGTTTCCCAAAGCACCTGAAAGCGGTTTTCCGGTGGTGAACGGCATGGTGATACTGGCGGACACTCATACCGGACAACCGCTTGCCATTCTGGACGGGGCCGCATTGACGGCCCGGCGGACCGGGGCGGTGGGCGGCCTGGCAACAGCCTGTCTGTCGCCGGATTCAGTCCACACGGCCGGCGTTATCGGGGCAGGGGTCCAGGGAAGAAGCCAGGCGGCGTTTCTGCTGTTCAACCGGCAGATTGATACATTGTGGGTGTGGGATGTGAACCCGGTTGCTGCAGACAAGATGACCTTAGAAATACAGGCGGCCTGGCCCAAAGTAACCTGCCGGGTGGCAAAATCCGCCCGTGATCTGATGACCCGGTCCCAGGTGGTGATTGCCGCTACCACCAGCACGAAACCGGTGTTTGACGCAGGTGTATCAGAGATTCTGGGCAAAACGTTCATCTCCATCGGGTCATTTACCCCGCAGATGAAAGAATTCCCTGATGCGGTGATCAAAGGGGCGGATGCCGTGTATGTGGACACCCTGTTTGCAACAGAAGAATCCGGGGATATCTGCCAGCCCCTTGAAAACAAGGTGGTGTCCAGGGAAAAAATTCTTGCTTTTGCATCTGTGGTGCAGCAGCCCGTGGATCCAAGCGGCGGCACTGTGTTTTTCAAATCCGTGGGCATGGCCCTGTTTGACCTGACAGTGGCGGCCGCTGTGCTTGAATGGGGAATACAGGAAAATCAGGGACAAACGCTGAGCATGTGA
- a CDS encoding ARMT1-like domain-containing protein codes for MTDARTISNASEKNPHQDAWLTAFFLENHIDPFAYPYKVATVEQIEFMVFLENNEQYFPCSDEMFEAIMSRSSENYLLKRYQAVYEKIMHMVDTFIESDYDKEYLYALIRIKYDHEIESRLTIPSRLEKRLCKIFQSQTHIENPFARKKQDANNRAQALLTSDFFMTALNHIDGAIQNLNQFSLNSLRKKIKEIELQRLLTMMCAGHLWEKPPETPLSVDTFQRLFETRISGNGLPELINLIHTRKSKILWLTDEAGGVMVDVAIAKFLASLGHLVILAVKEAPVFQKVSITDTRNDPILANALEDSHFIFEKTISKNRLVQLLKQDENIYVVSDGTRENLNLLLASTTFARIFKEVDFVISRGHDQKRRLIHTHFQFTRNIINITVEDDDGIPGLSVVYKPRHPEVINFSHRDLEERANRIIDQMKAAKAKNMTVMFYSGIIGSIPGKIDVAKKIMSRFIDHLKKQYPDLFIINPSNYYEPGMDADDLMYMWEIVQTSNYIDVWRFQTAEDITQGFALMKQKVPPEWIGKDATYSTGCTKEMRIAQNVLKTNPEMQITGPSLDKFMRRNEYGVGSMYDQRLADL; via the coding sequence ATGACCGATGCCCGCACCATTTCCAATGCCTCTGAAAAAAATCCGCATCAGGACGCATGGTTGACTGCGTTTTTTCTGGAAAACCATATCGACCCGTTTGCCTATCCCTATAAAGTCGCCACTGTGGAACAGATCGAATTCATGGTTTTTCTGGAAAACAATGAACAGTATTTCCCCTGTTCAGATGAAATGTTTGAAGCCATTATGTCCAGATCATCGGAAAACTACCTGTTGAAACGGTACCAGGCGGTTTATGAAAAAATTATGCACATGGTGGACACTTTTATTGAATCCGACTATGACAAAGAATATCTTTACGCTTTGATCCGGATTAAATATGATCATGAAATAGAATCCCGCCTGACCATTCCTTCCCGGCTGGAAAAACGGCTGTGCAAAATATTCCAGAGCCAGACCCATATTGAAAATCCGTTCGCCCGAAAAAAGCAGGATGCAAACAACCGGGCCCAGGCGTTATTGACATCGGATTTTTTTATGACCGCCTTGAATCACATTGATGGGGCCATTCAAAATCTGAACCAGTTTTCTTTAAATTCCTTGAGAAAAAAAATCAAGGAAATCGAGCTGCAACGGCTGCTCACAATGATGTGTGCCGGCCACTTATGGGAAAAACCGCCTGAAACGCCCCTTTCAGTAGACACGTTCCAGCGCCTGTTTGAAACCCGGATTTCAGGAAACGGGCTGCCTGAACTGATAAACCTGATTCATACCCGGAAAAGTAAAATACTCTGGCTGACAGACGAAGCCGGGGGAGTGATGGTGGATGTGGCGATTGCAAAATTCCTGGCAAGTCTTGGCCATCTGGTGATCCTGGCGGTCAAGGAAGCCCCGGTCTTCCAAAAAGTGTCCATTACAGATACCCGGAATGATCCCATTTTAGCCAACGCTCTTGAAGACAGCCATTTTATCTTTGAAAAAACCATCAGCAAAAACCGGCTGGTTCAACTGCTCAAACAGGATGAAAACATTTATGTGGTATCTGACGGAACCCGGGAAAACCTGAATCTGCTTCTGGCCTCCACCACGTTTGCCAGAATCTTCAAGGAAGTGGACTTTGTCATTTCCCGGGGCCATGACCAGAAAAGACGGCTGATCCACACACATTTTCAGTTCACCCGGAACATCATCAACATCACCGTGGAAGATGATGACGGGATCCCCGGATTATCGGTGGTTTACAAACCCCGGCATCCGGAAGTCATCAATTTTTCTCACCGGGACTTAGAAGAGCGTGCCAACCGCATCATCGACCAGATGAAGGCAGCCAAAGCCAAAAACATGACCGTGATGTTCTACAGCGGTATTATCGGTTCCATTCCCGGAAAAATCGATGTGGCCAAAAAAATCATGAGCCGGTTCATCGATCACTTGAAAAAGCAGTATCCGGACCTGTTTATCATTAACCCGTCCAATTACTATGAACCGGGCATGGATGCGGATGATCTGATGTATATGTGGGAAATTGTTCAGACCAGCAACTACATCGATGTCTGGCGTTTTCAGACCGCAGAAGACATCACTCAAGGTTTTGCTTTGATGAAACAGAAAGTGCCGCCGGAATGGATTGGAAAAGACGCCACCTACAGTACCGGATGCACCAAGGAGATGCGGATCGCCCAGAATGTGCTGAAAACCAATCCGGAAATGCAGATCACCGGTCCTTCTCTGGACAAATTCATGCGGCGCAATGAATATGGCGTGGGCAGCATGTATGACCAGCGGCTGGCGGATCTGTGA
- a CDS encoding Trp family transcriptional regulator: MAIDRELLDVISGIKDKDELAQLFKDLFTPAELDDLTLRWKLLKDLHQKIPQRKIAEKYSISLCKITRGSKVLKKKECVVSRILTRLNKPAV; the protein is encoded by the coding sequence ATGGCCATTGACCGGGAATTGCTGGATGTCATATCCGGGATCAAAGACAAGGATGAGCTGGCACAGCTTTTCAAAGACCTGTTCACACCTGCAGAGCTCGATGATTTGACCCTGCGGTGGAAACTGCTCAAGGATCTGCACCAAAAAATCCCCCAGCGAAAGATTGCTGAAAAATACAGCATCAGTCTGTGTAAAATCACCCGGGGATCCAAAGTTTTGAAAAAAAAGGAATGTGTGGTAAGCCGCATATTAACGCGGCTCAATAAACCGGCCGTGTGA
- a CDS encoding phosphoesterase gives MQKKEKILCIRQNLLPKAWMAQTAKLPMDFSAFVDQCARAGHEFVDRTLAEEDAGWQQVIPYIILQTRDLGKTAVYLRQGSETRLHDLWSSGIGGHINPRDQSKTSESFQQILMSGMARELDEELTQHPSDDLPVFSGIIHETVTDVGRVHLGAVFRILTQTPASYVPGPELCRFQWVDTDKLTSLNMELWSCLAMDLLNKN, from the coding sequence TTGCAGAAAAAAGAAAAAATATTATGTATTCGTCAAAACTTGCTGCCAAAGGCATGGATGGCCCAAACCGCAAAGTTGCCCATGGATTTTTCCGCATTTGTCGATCAGTGCGCCCGGGCCGGGCATGAATTTGTGGACCGGACCCTGGCGGAAGAAGATGCCGGCTGGCAGCAGGTGATTCCCTATATCATACTTCAAACCCGGGACTTGGGCAAAACGGCGGTATACCTTCGCCAGGGAAGTGAAACGCGGCTTCATGACTTGTGGTCATCAGGCATCGGCGGCCATATCAATCCCCGGGATCAATCCAAGACATCAGAATCGTTCCAACAAATTCTGATGTCCGGCATGGCCCGGGAACTGGATGAAGAACTGACACAGCACCCTTCTGACGATCTGCCGGTTTTTTCCGGCATTATCCATGAAACCGTCACTGATGTGGGCCGGGTCCACTTAGGCGCGGTTTTCCGGATTCTGACCCAAACACCGGCATCCTATGTGCCGGGCCCGGAGCTGTGCCGGTTTCAATGGGTGGACACAGACAAGCTGACATCATTAAACATGGAATTATGGTCCTGCCTGGCCATGGACCTGTTGAACAAAAATTGA
- a CDS encoding nitroreductase family protein, with the protein MFLKQIQTRRSIRKFTDRSVDKEIIDQLIEAALRAPSSRDFRPWRFIVVDQPDLLAKLADAKPHGASFLKNAPLGFVVCGDPDGSDVWVEDCAIASTFIHLAAHDLGLGSCWIQIRKRDRSPDKTADAYIKELLDIPDNMAVESIIAIGYPDETKSGHSKTALAYDKVFFNHFGKAMP; encoded by the coding sequence ATGTTTTTAAAACAGATTCAGACCCGCAGAAGCATCAGAAAATTTACAGACCGGTCCGTTGATAAAGAAATAATTGACCAGTTGATTGAAGCGGCTTTAAGAGCCCCTTCTTCTCGGGATTTCAGACCATGGCGGTTTATCGTGGTGGATCAGCCGGACCTGCTGGCAAAACTGGCGGATGCCAAACCCCATGGTGCGTCTTTTTTGAAAAACGCGCCTCTGGGGTTTGTGGTCTGCGGCGATCCTGATGGCAGTGACGTGTGGGTGGAAGACTGTGCCATTGCATCCACTTTCATACACCTGGCAGCCCATGATCTGGGCCTGGGATCCTGCTGGATACAGATCCGCAAACGGGACCGATCACCGGATAAAACCGCAGATGCTTATATCAAAGAGCTGCTGGATATACCGGATAATATGGCGGTGGAATCCATTATTGCCATAGGATACCCGGATGAAACCAAATCCGGGCATTCAAAAACCGCTCTGGCATATGACAAGGTATTTTTCAACCATTTCGGGAAAGCCATGCCTTAA
- a CDS encoding YfcE family phosphodiesterase, whose amino-acid sequence MKLLITADIHGNLSTWLTIQALVEHSDALVVAGDLFDTRYGSFCHPDFNPEAIRQDVKTAAKPMYYVYGNCDEPAFFPGQTHTLTFCANGRSLFVHHGFPRVPVPSDTDIVIQGHTHVWSLEKTDTQIHMNPGSITRPKKGPATYGIFDETSVSIRSLDTGLPLMTVNL is encoded by the coding sequence ATGAAATTATTAATAACCGCAGACATACACGGCAACCTCAGCACCTGGTTGACCATCCAGGCGCTTGTGGAACATTCCGATGCTTTGGTGGTGGCAGGTGATCTGTTTGACACCCGGTATGGTAGTTTCTGTCATCCGGATTTCAATCCCGAAGCCATCCGCCAGGATGTCAAGACCGCTGCCAAACCGATGTATTATGTATACGGCAATTGTGACGAACCCGCCTTTTTTCCCGGACAAACCCACACCCTGACATTTTGTGCCAACGGCAGATCCCTGTTTGTCCACCATGGGTTTCCCCGGGTGCCGGTACCGTCTGACACGGATATTGTTATTCAAGGCCACACCCATGTCTGGTCCCTTGAAAAAACAGACACACAGATTCACATGAACCCGGGATCCATCACCCGCCCCAAAAAGGGACCGGCAACTTACGGCATCTTTGATGAAACATCTGTTTCCATCCGGTCCCTTGATACCGGATTGCCCCTGATGACTGTGAACCTCTGA
- a CDS encoding FxsA family protein: protein MLLKLFLCFTLIPILELYLLIKLGTVIGGFNTILLVILTGFAGAWLARMQGMVTMLKVRMNLQQGIMPAEDLMDGLIILIAGLVLITPGLITDVAGLLLLWPVTRNRFKRFLRKKFDELQAGGNINITRYP from the coding sequence ATGCTGCTCAAACTTTTTTTGTGTTTCACCCTGATTCCCATTTTGGAGTTGTATCTGCTCATTAAACTGGGGACGGTGATCGGGGGATTCAATACTATTTTGCTGGTGATCCTCACTGGATTTGCCGGTGCCTGGCTGGCCCGAATGCAGGGCATGGTGACCATGCTCAAAGTCCGTATGAATTTGCAGCAGGGCATCATGCCGGCAGAAGATCTGATGGATGGATTGATCATCCTGATTGCCGGTCTGGTTTTGATCACCCCGGGACTGATCACGGATGTTGCGGGACTGCTGCTGCTGTGGCCGGTAACCCGGAACCGTTTTAAACGGTTTCTGCGAAAAAAATTCGATGAACTCCAGGCCGGCGGCAATATTAATATCACCCGGTATCCTTGA
- the purB gene encoding adenylosuccinate lyase has protein sequence METVNAIGPMDGRYVRLTEELADIFSESGLIRHRVQVEIQWLKFILHDLKLTAVSQDPAALDSIVDQFCSEDVNRIKAIEQTTNHDVKAVEYFIKEKLDALGFSEIREWVHFACTSEDINNTAYALMMKKGQHLTVDLLSRCIQKIEHKAKAYQSIPMMSRTHGQPATPTTMGKEFVNFAWRLNQEKTILEQIRIQAKINGATGNYNAHYFVFPEVDWLAASRRFIESYLKLDPILFTTQINPNQYLSCLLHTLVRTAAVLMDFDRDMWGYISIGYFRQQVAKGETGSSTMPHKVNPIDFENSEGNMGMAIALMEHLAVKLQKSRFQRDLSDSTVLRSLGTALAYFFIGVKNTVKGLSKLDLDEAALQKELASNLELLAEPFQTAMRVFGEDNPYERLKDLTRGRKITKKDLTAFVDTLEKVPDSVKDRMRNLTPETYVGLAEKLVKTYFDSSASPKG, from the coding sequence ATGGAAACGGTAAACGCCATCGGGCCGATGGATGGACGGTATGTCCGGTTAACTGAAGAACTGGCTGATATTTTCAGTGAATCCGGCCTGATCCGTCATCGGGTTCAGGTGGAGATCCAATGGCTGAAATTTATTCTTCATGATTTGAAACTGACGGCGGTTTCACAGGATCCGGCGGCCCTGGACAGCATTGTGGATCAGTTTTGTTCTGAAGATGTCAATCGCATCAAAGCCATTGAACAGACAACCAATCACGATGTCAAGGCCGTGGAATACTTTATCAAGGAAAAACTGGATGCCCTGGGGTTTTCTGAGATCAGGGAATGGGTTCATTTTGCCTGTACATCCGAAGATATCAACAACACGGCCTATGCGTTGATGATGAAAAAAGGCCAGCATCTGACCGTTGATCTGCTGAGCCGATGTATTCAAAAAATTGAGCACAAGGCAAAAGCCTATCAGTCGATTCCCATGATGTCCCGCACCCACGGACAGCCGGCAACACCCACGACCATGGGCAAGGAATTTGTCAATTTTGCCTGGCGGCTGAATCAGGAAAAAACCATTCTGGAGCAGATCCGGATTCAGGCAAAGATCAACGGGGCCACCGGTAATTATAACGCCCATTATTTTGTGTTTCCCGAGGTTGACTGGTTGGCTGCATCCCGGCGCTTCATTGAGTCATATTTAAAACTGGATCCGATTTTGTTCACCACCCAGATCAATCCCAATCAGTATCTGTCCTGCCTGCTTCATACGCTGGTTCGAACCGCTGCCGTGCTGATGGATTTTGACCGGGATATGTGGGGATATATCAGTATCGGGTATTTCAGGCAGCAGGTGGCAAAAGGAGAAACCGGATCTTCCACCATGCCCCATAAAGTGAACCCCATTGATTTTGAAAACAGCGAAGGCAATATGGGCATGGCCATTGCACTGATGGAGCATCTGGCGGTCAAGCTTCAGAAATCCCGCTTTCAGCGGGATTTAAGCGACAGTACGGTTTTAAGAAGCCTGGGAACGGCTTTGGCTTATTTTTTTATCGGTGTGAAAAATACCGTCAAAGGGTTGTCCAAACTGGACCTGGATGAAGCCGCACTTCAAAAAGAGCTGGCCAGCAACCTGGAGCTGCTGGCCGAACCGTTTCAGACCGCCATGCGGGTGTTTGGAGAAGATAACCCTTATGAACGGCTCAAGGATCTGACCCGGGGCAGAAAAATTACTAAAAAAGATCTCACTGCATTTGTGGATACCCTTGAAAAAGTGCCGGATTCAGTGAAAGACAGGATGCGCAATCTTACCCCGGAAACCTATGTCGGCCTGGCTGAAAAACTGGTTAAAACCTATTTTGATTCGTCTGCATCCCCAAAAGGATAA
- a CDS encoding NAD-dependent epimerase/dehydratase family protein, with protein sequence MEPVLVTGGGGFLGKALVKKLRVHNYAVTSFSRRHHPSLARMGVPQIQGDLTDADAVKKAVTGMETVFHVAAKPGVWGSYDTYYAVNVTGTGHVVKACRAQGVKRLIYTSSPSVIFDESDMENVDESVSYPKTYLAPYPETKAIAEKKVRQAATQGLDVIILRPHLIWGPEDNHLVPGILKRAGRLKIVGRVDDLVDTIYVDNAALAHVLAAQKLKENPSLSGNIYFISQDEPVSKWALANAFLEAAGLPLIKGHVSARTAYAAGWCFEKIYGLLGIISEPPMTRFMAKELATSHWFNITRAKTDLGYYPEISTQEGLRRLKAWLSRNG encoded by the coding sequence ATGGAGCCGGTTCTGGTAACAGGCGGGGGCGGATTTTTAGGCAAAGCCCTGGTCAAAAAACTGCGGGTGCACAATTATGCGGTCACCTCGTTTTCCCGGCGGCATCACCCGTCTCTGGCCCGGATGGGGGTGCCTCAGATTCAGGGGGATCTCACTGATGCAGATGCGGTTAAAAAAGCGGTCACAGGGATGGAGACCGTGTTTCATGTGGCAGCCAAACCCGGTGTGTGGGGATCATATGACACCTATTATGCCGTGAATGTGACCGGCACGGGCCATGTGGTAAAAGCCTGCCGGGCCCAGGGGGTGAAACGCCTGATTTACACGAGCTCTCCCAGTGTAATATTTGATGAATCCGACATGGAAAATGTGGATGAGTCGGTTTCCTATCCGAAGACATATCTGGCCCCTTATCCGGAAACCAAGGCGATTGCGGAAAAAAAAGTGCGCCAGGCAGCAACACAGGGACTGGATGTCATCATTCTCAGACCTCACTTGATCTGGGGTCCGGAAGACAACCATCTGGTGCCGGGCATTTTGAAACGGGCGGGACGGCTGAAAATCGTGGGCCGCGTCGATGATCTGGTGGATACCATTTATGTGGACAATGCAGCCCTGGCCCATGTGCTGGCAGCCCAAAAACTGAAAGAAAATCCCTCATTGTCCGGAAATATTTATTTCATCAGCCAGGATGAACCGGTATCCAAATGGGCGTTGGCCAATGCGTTTCTGGAGGCAGCCGGCCTGCCGCTCATCAAAGGCCATGTTTCCGCCCGGACCGCGTACGCGGCAGGATGGTGCTTTGAAAAAATTTATGGCCTGCTGGGCATCATTTCAGAGCCGCCCATGACCCGGTTTATGGCAAAGGAGCTGGCCACATCCCACTGGTTTAACATTACCCGGGCCAAAACAGATCTGGGATATTATCCGGAAATATCGACCCAAGAGGGGTTGAGGCGGCTTAAGGCATGGCTTTCCCGAAATGGTTGA
- a CDS encoding integration host factor subunit alpha has translation MALTKTIITEQIQTQLDLSRNTAYDVMEEFLEIIKSTIENGEDIMISGFGKFCVNEKSARKGRNPATDEEMTLPARRVVTFKCSGKLRELINKQPPSAPTR, from the coding sequence ATGGCATTGACCAAGACAATTATCACCGAACAGATTCAAACCCAGTTGGACCTCTCCAGGAACACCGCCTATGATGTGATGGAAGAATTTCTGGAAATTATAAAAAGCACCATTGAAAATGGTGAAGACATCATGATCAGCGGATTCGGCAAATTCTGTGTCAATGAGAAAAGTGCCCGAAAAGGAAGAAATCCTGCAACAGATGAAGAAATGACACTCCCGGCCCGACGGGTGGTCACGTTCAAATGTTCGGGCAAACTCAGGGAACTCATCAACAAACAGCCCCCGTCTGCCCCGACCCGGTAA
- the amrA gene encoding AmmeMemoRadiSam system protein A yields MTQKKYQKNQEHINGTLLIQLAKAAIIQRLLPDEEKAAPDLPDPLPVWLKEKRGVFVTLQKNGTLRGCIGTLEPEKPLLESVQENACHAAFDDTRFSPVTLEELEDIQIEVSLLSVPEKLYYSDVKDLLARVVPFQDGVIVQKGHHRATFLPQVWEQLPDPESFLTQLCLKARLDAHAWQAGDLKVFTYQVQSFTENR; encoded by the coding sequence GTGACACAAAAAAAGTATCAGAAAAACCAGGAACACATAAACGGAACCCTTTTGATTCAACTGGCAAAAGCGGCAATTATCCAGAGACTTCTGCCGGATGAAGAAAAAGCCGCACCGGATTTACCCGACCCGCTACCCGTGTGGCTGAAAGAAAAACGGGGGGTGTTTGTCACCCTCCAGAAAAACGGCACCCTTCGGGGATGTATCGGCACCCTGGAACCTGAAAAACCCCTTCTTGAAAGTGTTCAGGAAAACGCCTGTCATGCCGCGTTTGATGATACCCGGTTTTCTCCGGTGACCCTGGAAGAACTTGAGGATATCCAGATTGAAGTCAGCCTGCTTTCAGTGCCTGAAAAATTGTATTATTCCGATGTGAAGGATCTTTTAGCCCGGGTGGTCCCGTTTCAGGACGGGGTGATTGTCCAGAAAGGACATCACCGGGCCACTTTTTTACCCCAGGTCTGGGAGCAGCTTCCGGATCCGGAGTCCTTTTTAACGCAACTGTGCCTGAAGGCCCGGCTGGATGCACATGCATGGCAGGCCGGGGATCTGAAAGTGTTCACTTATCAGGTACAGTCATTCACGGAGAACAGATAA